A window of the Gossypium hirsutum isolate 1008001.06 chromosome A05, Gossypium_hirsutum_v2.1, whole genome shotgun sequence genome harbors these coding sequences:
- the LOC121228966 gene encoding uncharacterized protein — protein sequence MVEYWLETIERIMEDLDCSSKQKLKGAMSLLREETYQWWLAVKEGNQLERVTWEFFKTTFQGKYVGASYMDARRKEFLNLTQGNKLVSEYEAEFLRLSRYSRVMVETDYEHCVRFEDGLRDSFKVLIAPQRERVFTKLLEKAKIVEEREAETPGVGQRPRARDRNKGPVRAGPPAINPGVAPCADYGRRCRGECWKRMGACFAGGSMEHRIKDCPRMLGQEPIVGQGGAQPPRGGQLPPRGHGQARGGNGNGRGRGAPGKNTGHVEAKQPALVYAARR from the exons ATggtggaatattggttggagaccattgaaaggataatggaggacttggactGCTCATCAAAACAAAAACTGAAAGGGGCAAtgtcactgcttagggaagaaACCTATCAGTGGTGGTTGGCAGTGAAAGAGGGCAACCAACTGGagcgggtcacttgggagtttttcaaaacTACATTCCAAGGAAAGTATGTAGGTGCAAGCTAcatggatgctagaaggaaggagttttTGAACTTGACGCAAGGAAATAAATTGGTATCGGagtatgaggcggagtttctacgccttagtaggtattcAAGAGTAATGGTGGAAACAGACTATGAGcattgcgttaggtttgaggatggacttagagatagcTTCAAGgtgttgatagctccacaaagggaacGAGTTTTCACGAAATTGttggagaaagcaaagatagtGGAGGAG AGGGAGGCTGAAACTCCTGGTGTGGGACAAAGGCCTAGGGCTAGGGACAGAAATAAAGGGCCAGTTAGAGCAGGGCCCCCTGCTATTAATCCAGGGGTGGCACCTTGTGCTGATTACGGGAGAAGATGtagaggcgagtgttggaagagaaTGGGAGCTTGTTTCGCTGGtgggtctatggagcataggatcaaggaTTGCCCCCGAATGCTAGGACAAGAGCCAATAGTGGGCCAAGGTGGTGCTCAGCCACCAAGAGGTGGTCAGCTGCCGCCAAGGGGTCATGGTCAAGCTAGGGGCGGTAACGGCAATGGACGTGGACGTGGAGCACCAGGCAAAAATACAGGCCATGTGGAGGCGAAGcagccagctttggtttatgctgctcgtcgctGA